Proteins from a single region of Punica granatum isolate Tunisia-2019 chromosome 8, ASM765513v2, whole genome shotgun sequence:
- the LOC116187449 gene encoding uncharacterized protein LOC116187449: MAADANSNDPASSSSGSMRIVVESNPSESKLSDLNFKCWPKWGCPPGKYQLKFDAEETCYLLKGKVRAYPKGSSDYVEFGAGDLVTIPKGLSCTWDVSVAVDKYYKFESSSSSS, from the exons ATGGCTGCAGATGCTAATTCAAATGATCCGGCTTCAAGTTCCTCTGGAAGCATGAGAATTGTGGTCGAGAGTAACCCTTCGGAGTCCAAACTTTCCGATTTGAACTTCAAGTGCTGGCCAAA GTGGGGATGCCCACCGGGGAAGTATCAACTCAAGTTTGATGCAGAGGAGACATGCTACTTGCTCAAGGGCAAAGTGAGGGCTTACCCGAAAGGTTCCTCGGACTATGTCGAGTTCGGGGCAGGAGATTTGGTCACCATCCCCAAAGGCCTCAGCTGCACTTGGGATGTCTCGGTCGCAGTCGATAAGTACTACAAGTTCGAgtcctcctcatcatcatcatag
- the LOC116187426 gene encoding receptor-like serine/threonine-protein kinase ALE2, with protein MPALVLLLLSLLSPLLLCSGIHSSHIFLSPSLQPSRLSLSEESADNGNLLLMSLSYSSSRLHRKQTPKPILQPSLAPVPSPIYTVPVAVPASSPIRRRHGHHRHARPRVAAPSPSKEPGCDQVCAEPLTATPFGSPCGCVFPMKVRLLLDVAPYAVFPVMSELEIEIAAGTYLEQSQVKIMGASADSLNQGRTIVDVNLVPLGEKFDNTTADLIYERFWHKKVPLNASLFGHYEVVYITYTGIPSSPPYTGNGPTASGGDLPVTANFRPKNQKMNVRTIAIISLSAFVLLLILIGAFSMFFKWKKFGRPSSAVGPAFTSSINKRSGIGSILSSSISSASGSLVSSMAPCMLSVRAFGLAELEKATDKFSSRKILGEGGFGRVYKGITEDGSEVAVKLLTRDHHNGDREFIAEVEMLSRLHHRNLVKLIGICIEGRTRCLVYELVHNGSVESHLHGADKNKRPLDWDARMKIALGAARGLAYLHEDSNPRVIHRDFKASNVLLEHDFTPKVSDFGLAREATEGSQHISTRVMGTFGYVAPEYAMTGHLLVKSDVYSYGVVLLELITGRKPVDMSQPQGQENLVTWARPLLTTRDGLEQLVDPALAGTYDFDDMAKVAAIASMCVHPEVTHRPFMGEVVQALKLIYNDLDETCGDYCSQKDSSIPDSEFKGELAPSESSWWNNPGGATPRLTYGHTSSFITMEYSSGPLEDVENRPLSDSGFNADALSLPMRHWNRSGPLRTVRSKPAFYRLMGGSVSEHGVLLSKRTWNDGN; from the exons ATGCCCGCTCTGGTGTTgctcctcctctctcttctcAGCCCGCTGCTTCTTTGCTCAG GTATTCATTCTTCGCACATCTTCTTGTCTCCCTCTCTACAGCCTAGTCGGCTCTCTCTGAGTGAAGAGTCAGCAGATAATG GAAATCTACTTTTGATGAGTCTATCCTATTCTTCATCAAGGCTGCATCGAAAACAGACTCCTAAGCCTATATTGCAGCCAAGCTTGGCTCCGGTGCCGTCTCCAATCTATACAG TTCCTGTTGCCGTCCCTGCCAGTAGTCCAATACGTAGGCGTCATGGTCATCATCGTCATGCCAGACCCCGTGTGGCAGCTCCATCACCTTCGAAAGAACCAG GCTGTGATCAAGTTTGCGCCGAGCCACTTACTGCAACCCCTTTTGGTTCGCCATGCGGTTGTGTTTTCCCCATGAAAGTCAGGCTCCTCCTTGATGTCGCTCCTTATGCTGTATTTCCAGTAATGAGTGAGCTGGAGATAGAGATTGCAGCCGGCACTTACCTTGAACAGAGTCAAGTGAAGATAATGGGTGCTAGTGCTGATAGTCTGAACCAGGGAAGGACGATCGTCGACGTAAACTTGGTTCCTCTTGGAGAGAAGTTTGATAATACCACCGCTGATCTAATATATGAGAGGTTTTGGCACAAAAAGGTTCCTCTGAATGCATCTCTTTTTGGTCACTATGAAGTggtatatattacatatacaG GGATTCCTTCATCACCTCCTTACACGGGAAATGGCCCGACAGCGAGTGGTGGAGATCTCCCAGTTACTGCAAATTTTCGCCCTAAGAATCAGAAGATGAACGTCAGGACTATCGCCATAATTTCTTTGTCAGCGTTTGTTCTTCTATTGATTCTCATCGGAGCATTTTCTATGTTTTTCAAATGGAAGaagtttggaagaccatcaaGTGCTGTTGGTCCAGCATTCACTTCTTCCATAAACAAACGTTCTG GCATCGGATCAATTTTATCAAGCAGCATTAGCTCGGCCTCGGGATCTCTCGTGTCCTCCATGGCTCCTTGCATGTTGTCTGTTAGAGCCTTTGGTCTTGCTGAGCTTGAGAAAGCTACAGATAAGTTCAGCTCGAGGAAGATTTTAGGTGAAGGAGGATTTGGGCGTGTTTATAAAGGGATTACGGAAGATGGGAGCGAAGTTGCAGTTAAGTTGCTAACAAGGGACCACCACAATGGTGATCGAGAATTCATTGCTGAAGTGGAGATGCTGAGCAGATTGCATCACCGAAATCTCGTGAAGCTCATTGGTATTTGCATTGAAGGGCGAACGCGCTGCCTGGTCTATGAGCTGGTTCACAATGGCAGTGTCGAGTCCCACTTGCATG GTGCCGATAAGAACAAGAGACCTCTTGACTGGGATGCAAGGATGAAGATTGCACTAGGAGCGGCTAGAGGACTGGCTTATCTCCATGAAGATTCAAACCCTCGTGTAATTCATCGGGACTTCAAGGCTAGTAATGTTTTACTAGAACATGACTTCACTCCCAAGGTTTCAGATTTTGGGCTTGCAAGAGAAGCAACCGAAGGAAGTCAGCATATTTCTACTCGTGTCATGGGAACTTTCGG TTATGTTGCACCCGAATATGCAATGACGGGACATTTACTAGTGAAGAGCGATGTTTATAGTTATGGGGTTGTGCTGCTCGAGCTCATAACTGGCCGGAAGCCCGTGGACATGTCCCAGCCTCAGGGACAGGAGAACCTCGTTACATGGGCCCGCCCATTGCTGACAACCCGGGATGGCCTAGAGCAGCTGGTGGACCCTGCCTTAGCTGGCACTTACGACTTCGATGACATGGCAAAGGTGGCTGCTATAGCTTCTATGTGCGTACACCCTGAGGTGACCCACCGGCCGTTCATGGGCGAGGTCGTGCAAGCTCTAAAGCTTATATACAATGACTTGGACGAAACCTGTGGCGACTACTGTAGTCAAAAGGACTCTTCCATTCCCGACTCAGAGTTTAAGGGTGAGTTGGCCCCGTCAGAGAGCAGCTGGTGGAACAATCCTGGTGGGGCCACCCCTCGGTTGACATATGGTCACACCTCGTCCTTCATCACGATGGAGTACAGTTCGGGCCCGCTGGAGGATGTGGAGAACAGACCACTATCCGACTCGGGCTTCAATGCCGATGCACTGTCCCTCCCTATGAGGCATTGGAACCGATCAGGTCCCCTAAGAACCGTGAGGAGCAAGCCAGCGTTTTACAGACTTATGGGAGGGAGCGTGAGCGAGCATGGAGTTCTACTTTCGAAACGAACTTGGAATGATGGGAACTGA